A portion of the Nomia melanderi isolate GNS246 chromosome 2, iyNomMela1, whole genome shotgun sequence genome contains these proteins:
- the HDAC3 gene encoding histone deacetylase 3, with the protein MSYNKKVSYFYNPDVGNFHYGPGHPMKPHRLSVIHSLVLNYGLHKKMQIYRPYRASTHDMCRFHSDEYVEFLQKVTPQNLQGYTKYLSHFNVGDDCPVFEGLFDFCSMYTGASLEGATKLNNNCCDIAINWSGGLHHAKKFEASGFCYINDIVIAILELLKYHARVLYIDIDVHHGDGVQEAFYLTDRVMTVSFHKYGNYFFPGTGDMYEIGAESGRYYSVNVPLKEGIDDASYVQVFKPVISHVMEFFQPTAIVLQCGADSLANDRLGCFSLSTKGHGECVKFVRDLNVPLLTVGGGGYTLRNVARCWTYETSLLVDEQISNELPYTEYLEYFAPDFTLHPDVVTRRDNENSKQYLEAITRHVYDNLKMIQHSPSVQMQDVPCDALPPEEERQPEPDPDSRQNVQDTDKIVEPANEYYSGEKDQDKMDVSES; encoded by the coding sequence ATGAGTTACAACAAAAAGGTATCATACTTCTATAATCCAGATGTTGGTAACTTTCATTATGGCCCTGGGCACCCAATGAAACCTCACAGACTCTCAGTAATTCACAGTCTGGTACTTAATTATGGCCTGCacaagaaaatgcaaatttatcGTCCCTATCGAGCTAGCACACACGACATGTGCCGTTTTCATTCAGATGAGTATGTAGAATTCCTGCAAAAAGTGACACCACAGAATCTACAAGGATATACAAAGTATTTAAGCCATTTCAATGTGGGTGATGACTGTCCTGTTTTCGAAGGGTTATTCGACTTCTGCTCCATGTACACAGGTGCCTCATTAGAAGGTGCTACCAAGCTGAACAACAATTGCTGTGATATTGCTATTAATTGGAGTGGAGGCTTGCATCACGCAAAAAAATTTGAAGCATCTggtttttgttatattaacgACATTGTGATAGCAATTTTAGAGCTATTGAAGTATCATGCCAGAGTTCTTTACATTGACATCGATGTTCACCATGGGGATGGAGTTCAAGAGGCATTTTATCTCACAGACAGAGTGATGACTGTATCATTCCACAAATATGGAAACTACTTTTTCCCTGGAACTGGAGACATGTATGAAATTGGAGCAGAAAGTGGAAGATATTATTCAGTTAATGTACCATTAAAAGAGGGTATAGATGATGCTTCGTACGTCCAAGTATTCAAGCCTGTGATATCTCATGTAATGGAGTTTTTCCAGCCTACAGCAATAGTATTGCAGTGCGGTGCAGACTCGCTTGCAAACGATCGTCTCGGATGCTTTAGTTTAAGTACAAAAGGGCACGGAGAATGCGTGAAGTTTGTTAGAGACTTAAACGTTCCTTTGCTTACTGTAGGTGGAGGTGGGTACACTCTGCGCAACGTCGCCCGCTGTTGGACCTATGAAACGTCTTTGTTGGTTGATGAACAAATCAGTAATGAATTACCATACACAgagtatttagaatatttcgCACCAGATTTTACATTGCATCCCGACGTTGTGACCAGGCGGGACAATGAGAATAGTAAACAATATTTAGAAGCAATTACAAGACACGTGTACGACAATTTGAAAATGATACAACATTCTCCCAGTGTTCAAATGCAAGATGTTCCTTGTGATGCTCTACCACCTGAGGAAGAGAGGCAACCAGAGCCAGATCCAGACTCTAGACAAAACGTACAAGACACTGATAAAATCGTTGAACCAGccaatgaatattattcaggAGAAAAAGATCAAGACAAAATGGATGTGAGCGAATCTTGA